The Blochmannia endosymbiont of Camponotus sp. genome includes a window with the following:
- the nuoJ gene encoding NADH-quinone oxidoreductase subunit J, translating into MTALFYVSGIIAIISTMCVIVHYHPIHALLYLIVSFISMSCNFFSLGASFAGAVEIIIYAGAIMILFVFVIMMLNAKTITFREQKSRFLNPILGCGAVFLTGILLIILLYVSFGLKDCFININRSIIDSKQIGISLFGPYLLMVELASFLLLSALISVFHLARNHKLSDNCIVSDQSQE; encoded by the coding sequence TGTTTTATGTTTCCGGTATTATAGCAATAATATCTACAATGTGTGTAATTGTACATTATCATCCGATACACGCTTTGCTATATTTAATAGTTTCATTTATATCTATGTCGTGTAATTTTTTTTCTTTAGGAGCGTCTTTTGCCGGTGCTGTAGAAATTATTATTTATGCGGGAGCTATCATGATTCTATTCGTATTTGTAATAATGATGCTTAATGCAAAAACTATTACATTTAGAGAACAAAAAAGTAGATTTTTAAATCCTATATTAGGCTGTGGTGCTGTATTTTTGACAGGTATTTTACTTATTATTTTATTGTATGTTTCTTTTGGATTAAAAGATTGTTTTATCAATATAAATAGATCGATAATAGACTCCAAACAAATTGGTATTTCATTATTTGGGCCATATTTATTAATGGTAGAGTTGGCATCATTTTTATTATTAAGCGCATTAATCTCTGTGTTTCATTTAGCACGAAATCATAAATTATCTGACAATTGTATTGTTTCTGATCAGTCGCAAGAATAG